In a single window of the Dreissena polymorpha isolate Duluth1 chromosome 3, UMN_Dpol_1.0, whole genome shotgun sequence genome:
- the LOC127874993 gene encoding uncharacterized protein LOC127874993, producing the protein MPLNKRKPATASSCSCCEVSPSPAKQAKPSPTPRTLVSPALQLAHQDTQSTETAVPATPAVYPGVRASSSGINRLHRHTVSTGNVVSFVHESSGDESDDATTASERSLMLVRSKVTTVNIPSTQSPRPLLVDDSDFDTEPESMDPDIIHTNLITGSQVPHASARKGQRANTHTGRSDFNPLNCSVLSLLNKSLAPSTFTSYKNAWRHYQSFHQLHYNSHVLLPVPTERLAQFISS; encoded by the exons ATGCCTCTGAACAAACGGAAGCCGGCAACAGCGTCTAGCTGCTCTTGCTGCGAGGTATCCCCTTCGCCAGCTAAACAAGCGAAACCATCACCAACGCCGCGTACGCTGGTTTCTCCCGCCTTACAGTTGGCGCACCAAGACACCCAGTCTACTGAGACAGCTGTCCCGGCGACGCCCGCAGTTTATCCTGGAGTGAGAGCTAGTTCCTCTGGAATCAATAGACTGCATAGACACACAGTGTCAACAGGGAATGTTGTGTCCTTTGTTCACGAGAGTTCGGGCGACGAATCTGACGATGCCACAACCGCTTCAGAAAGGAGCTTAATGTTAGTGCGTTCCAAGGTGACAACGGTCAACATTCCCTCTACTCAGTCACCGAGGCCTCTTTTGGTCGACGATTCCGATTTTGACACGGAGCCCGAGTCGATGGATCCAGACATTATCCATACTAACTTGATTACAG GTAGCCAAGTTCCTCACGCCAGCGCCCGAAAAGGACAGAGAGCCAACACTCATACCGGAAGATCTGATTTCAATCCACTAAATTGTAGTGTGCTCTCATTACTAAATAAGTCCTTAGCACCATCAACTTTTACTTCCTATAAGAATGCGTGGAGGCACTATCAGTCATTCCACCAGCTTCATTATAACAGCCATGTCTTGCTGCCAGTCCCAACCGAAAGGCTGGCCCAATTTATTTCATCGTGA